The DNA sequence atctgaaaatcttaattataaaaataaataaataaaaataaaatccagaGTATTCGATTTGGACagatatataaaatgatataattgagtttatattatatactcctgCTTGATTGACTAAGCAATAAACCAACATGAAAGCCCAGTCATCATGAATTTATGGCCTAGATCCATTTGCACCCTATTACTCCCCCTGTCCCCTCCAAATAGCGTTGGAACTAATTTTAGCTCTATTCTCCAGTCAGATTTCTTTCCTTTCCAGGAAAGTTTTATCGGATTTATAGACTACTGCCACACCAAGAGTTATACCCAATCAGGTCTTGTACTACAAATTAAGGCCTTAGCAATACTCATTTGAAATACAATAAGAATTTGATGCATAAACTGGACAGCTTTATAAGTTCATAATTTCTGTACTGAAATGGAGACGTTTACAATATGTAGAAAATCCCTAAAGTTCAAGAAACTGCAAAAGGCAATTTCAATGGGCGAGAGCTGCAATGAACTCGGGATCATCTTCCATGGCCACCATTTTGTCAGCAGCAAGGCTAACTTCCAAATCGACGCCCCCAGATTCGGCCGCCGGAAAAATGGTGATCTTCCCATCGACATTTCGCCCTCTTCCACACCTCACTGCAACGGGCTTCCCCCACCCGAAATCATTCCCGTACACGTCGTGGCGAGGCGATCCGATGATCAAAAACGAAGGCCATTTTCTAATAAACGCCCGATTCTCAGAATCTTCAAAGTTTTGGATTGCTGCTTCACGCGTCTGCTGCTTCACCAGCTCATTGATCTTCACCGCAGCGTAGCCTATTCCATTCTGCAACAGCTCATGCCTAGTCAATGAAGTTCCAGCCGTATAAATCGCGTTCCCAAAATAGCCCTCATCCCAACCGATCCTTGACCTTGCACCCACTATTAAAGTGAAGTCCACTTCTTCGCTATTTACATTAGTATGCATATTTATGGTCCGCCACAGCAGAGCAGAGAGTGCTTGATACGACGATATTTTATCACTTCCGCCTGTAGAATTGGCCTTATTTTTAAGTTTGGTCAAGCTTTCTTTCCCCAAGTGGAAGACCTTCCTCAGCAATGGAGGAGTTTCCACCATCGGCGGAGGAAGGTGATTGCTGTGGCCCCCTACTTTTACCGGCTCGATGGATCGTGAGAACACTGGAGTTTTTGATATGGTCTTTAAACCGCGAGAGATTTCAGACCAAGAGTTGATGAAGTGCCAGAAGGAAGTGCCGTCCACGACTGCGTGATTGGCGGCGCAGCCCAGGAATAGGCCGTCTGCCAGCTCGGTGACCTGCACCGCCAGCAGAGGCTTCGAAATGGCTTCGAAGTTGGTGAGGTTTTCGAGCGGGAAGAAGGAGTAGACGATTTCCGGGATGTATTTGGGTCCAATGAGGTCGGAGACAGAGACGGCGGCAGCGACTGCGTGAGTGAACTCGGCTCCGGAGTTGTTGCAGTCGACGAAGTAGCTCTTTGTGCCGTCTTCGTGATGGGTGGCGGAGAGACGGCCGGCAAGGGGTGGAAAGGAGTTTAGTGTGCGGGAGAGTGAGTTTTTGAGGTGAGAGATGATGTTTTGGGAATGAGGTTTGTGGTAAATGAGGCCTCTTTGAATGGGGACGATCGGTAGTAATCGTAAATCCCATGGATTAAGCTCTAATGTTGTGATGGTGTTTGcaatttctttgttttcccTTCCAACGAGACAAGAATATATCACCTCCATCTTTGACatcaattttcttcaaaatgcTTTGATCAACAATTATTTCAcgtgcatatatatatgaacatgACATGACTATTGTTTTCTTTGACAAGGACCACCTTTCTATAAaggttattatttgtatatattccATCCATCCTTTAAAACACCTACTTCCATTTCTGTTCCgtctttaaaaatttgtcgCCATTCACGGTTATTATTTTTGACAGTGCACCCtacattcaactaactcattcatagtacattttattataaaactaatatataaaagtaggatccacatgacaccaactttttcaactcattttctattacattttttaaaactcgtgtgcGGGTCAAATGATGACGAATTTATTAGGGATGGGGCGAGTAATTGTGAAACAACTAATCGTCAAATATAATTGTGAaacaactactccctccgtcccagataattcgggACACTTTAACCCAagacgggttttaagaaatttaatggaaagtgaaattgaaaaagttggtgggatatgggtcctacttttaaagtactccctccgtcccaaggaagataaCTCCTTTCTTGGacgacacgggattttatgcagctTACATTTTGTGTGCTAAGAGGAGAGagcaaagtaagagagagggaataaagtagagataaatgtgttttcattttaagtaatgtgtcatcttaattggaacaaaccaaaaaggaaagtgagtcatcttcaatgggacggagggagtattagttttataataaaatgtgagtagaaattagttagtggaatatggggtccactaccaaaaatggtaaaagtgaagtgggacaaattatgtg is a window from the Salvia hispanica cultivar TCC Black 2014 chromosome 1, UniMelb_Shisp_WGS_1.0, whole genome shotgun sequence genome containing:
- the LOC125193645 gene encoding uncharacterized acetyltransferase At3g50280-like; amino-acid sequence: MEVIYSCLVGRENKEIANTITTLELNPWDLRLLPIVPIQRGLIYHKPHSQNIISHLKNSLSRTLNSFPPLAGRLSATHHEDGTKSYFVDCNNSGAEFTHAVAAAVSVSDLIGPKYIPEIVYSFFPLENLTNFEAISKPLLAVQVTELADGLFLGCAANHAVVDGTSFWHFINSWSEISRGLKTISKTPVFSRSIEPVKVGGHSNHLPPPMVETPPLLRKVFHLGKESLTKLKNKANSTGGSDKISSYQALSALLWRTINMHTNVNSEEVDFTLIVGARSRIGWDEGYFGNAIYTAGTSLTRHELLQNGIGYAAVKINELVKQQTREAAIQNFEDSENRAFIRKWPSFLIIGSPRHDVYGNDFGWGKPVAVRCGRGRNVDGKITIFPAAESGGVDLEVSLAADKMVAMEDDPEFIAALAH